The following DNA comes from Sphingorhabdus sp. M41.
TGACGGGCGACCCGTTGTTTCGGTTCAACATTTCGATGAACCATGATGCCACGATCGACCGGAGCATTGATCTTGCCGGCAATCTTATCATTCATCCCGCCATTGATCCGCTGCTGGTGCTGCTGTTCAATCAGGAATTCATGCTGCTGTTCTGGATTGGTGTGCCCCTGTCAATTTGGTTTTGCTTTTCCGGCCCTGATACGGTTTTGCGCCAGTTTGCACGGATCATAACATTATTCGGAACAAGCTGGTTCATCTGCGTCGGCGCGGCGGTAACCTTGCTGCCGCTAAACCCACGCTATTTCCTGATCACTGCCCTGGCGATAGCGATTGTCGCGGGTATAGCCTTGTATCAGCTTTGGATCACCAAAGGACGAGCGCGAACTGCGATTGCAATATTATTCATCATAGTGGCGACAAATTTACTCGGCATTTTTGTCGAGAACAGACAACCGTTGTTCGGAGAACGGCAGCTGGCGCAGATAGCGGCTCAGAATAGCGAGATCATTTATACCGATCCCATGACGCGCTACCGTGCCGATATGCTGTTGAAATGGGAGAATGAGCAAGCTGCGGTCATCGGCGATATACCGCCTGACGGCGCGCTATTTCTGTACAATCCGGCGAAGTTCGAGAGCAGCAATCGTTTCATGGATGCGGACATGCAGACACTGCTAACGCCAAAGCCAGAATGGGAGATGGTAGAAACTTCCGAACCAACGCCCGAACTGATAGTGACCTTGACGGAAAAAACGGGAGCAGACCGCTTCATCCCGGGAAGCATATGGCAAAAATTGCGCTACCGGCACCAGCCAGTGACACTATATCGCGTTCCCGGCCGGACTTCCCCAAGAAGCCCAACGCCTTCAAACAGACAGAATAATTCGGACGCCCGCGTTCAGACAATGACCGCAACCAACTGAACGACAAGCACCGAATACCGGCTCCTCTCTACCGGCGAGCATCCATTTCCCAGCCTAGCGGCCGCCAAAAAACTATCAATTCCGGCAGATATATTTATGGCCTAGCCGATGACCGACACAAAGCCCCATAATCGCGACAAGAATTATCTCGTCAAAAGCGACAGCCCTTTTCTGAAGGCGCTCGGCGTTTCCAACGACGCCGGAGAGATCAAACCCAATAAATATGCGAAATATCGGCAAATCTGCCGTTTTGTCGAAATTTTCATCGAGCGGATCGAGCGGACTCAGGCGGTAAAACAGAAACGGGTCAAGGTTCTGGATATCGGATCGGGCAAGGGCTATCTGACCTTTGCGATGTATGATCAACTGGCCAAGGCGGGACTCAACCCGAAGATTGACGGTGTTGATACACGCACGGAAATGGTCGACCTGTGCAATGAAGCAGCGCAAACGTCCGGCTTTGAAAATCTGGCGTTTCACAACATGAAGGCCGAGGATTTCGTTCAGGGCTATTATGATGCGATCATCGCCCTGCACGCCTGCGACACGGCGACGGATGATGCCTTATTCTATGGCATAAGGTCGAAATCCAAACTGATCGTCTGCGCGCCCTGTTGCCAGCACGAGGTTCTGGTCGACCTGCAGAAGAGCGAGACCGCAAACCGGAAATTCATCTCGCACGGCCTGTTCCTGCAAAAACAGGCCGACCTGATCACCGACAACAGCCGCGTGATGCTGCTCCGGTCGCAGGGCTACCAGGTCGATGTCATCGATTTCGTCTCTACCGAGCACACGCAAAAGAACACGCTGATCACAGCCATCAAGAAGAACAAGCCGTCGCCTAAATATCTCGAGCAATATGAAGCCTATAAAAAGGCCTATGGTTTTGGCGGGATCAAGCTGGAGGCGCTGATGCGCGAAGCTGGATTGATCCGCCCGGAATAAAATCCAGGCGTTGTTTTCGCGCCGCTGTCGCTAACCACCGCTCCAATACATCTCGCCGGTCCAGGTCACCTTGAAAGAGAGCATCGGTATTGACGGGCCTTGACGGCCGCAACTTGCCCGGAATCAGATAGGCTTCTTTCAGGCCCAAGCGCTATCTTCCCTAAGTTGAAAGCGTGGGAGTCATGTTACCTTTCGAACGATGGCAAGAATGGATTTTGTCAGAGCCGCACAAGTCCAAGATGAAGCCCTTTTAGAATTGCAGCAATCCTGTGGTTCACGCTTAACTTCTCGAAAATACGACGCACATATGTATCAACAGAGCTGCCCGAAATATCCAGAATTGTCGCTATATCAGAATTGGATTTGCCGCGAGCAATCCACAAAAGGACCTCATTTTCTCGATTTGAAAGGCTGGGAATGCTGCTTTCGCCGCGCTCAGCCAGCCGGACCATCTTATTGTGAAAAATCTCCGTTTTATCGGTTAGTTGCCGAAGCGAATCGGCATCGCTGGCGATTATTTCGCGACCAAATGAATAGGTAACATAGGCTTCGCGGCCCTGCGGGCCATAAAACGGCGCCGCCCAGCCGTGAATCAGGCCATGTTCCTCCATTAATTGGACAAACGCAGACTGCTCCGGAGTAAGATCTTGCTCTTCAATCGCCTGTTTCCACGTCATCGACTTACCCGTGCGTGTGACATAGTCGGCAATCGGGTCGTGCTTTCGGACGTCGTAATCGTCATCATATAACGACGCCCATGTGTCGGAGAATCCAAAATGGAAGAGCTGGGCAGCTTCGTCTAGTTGAGAACGGTAAGCAGGGACCAAACGGTAACTCGCACTCGTGACGCCGATCGAACGGGCGAATTTTCTCGCCTCAACTAAGAGTGAGATAAGAGCCCTAATATCTCCATATAAATTTGGCGATAAAGCCACAGCTAAACTCCTATGCCGGTCATCGACCAAATTTTTCAGAACTGGAACTCAATATATAAAAACAACTCATATGTATTGTCAATCAAGGGATAAGTGGTGATTTCTATGGGGAAAATTAAAAACCCGAACGTCCATAAATATATGATGGAAAACGATATTAATAGTTATTTTCATTTGCCCATTTCTAATCGAAATGACACGCTAATGAATGATATTCTGTAATAAAAATACCCATTACCAAAGCAATACATAAAATCTATTGCTCAAATATGGGCAGAAACCAAAGCGAAGGAGGGAAGAATAAGTTCTTACTCATTTTATCCCTGCTGTGAAGAATTACTCAACCTTGCTAGTATATTCGCAAATTCACATCCATCCGAGGCAATCTTGAAATCAATGACAAATTTTTAGCTCTAACAAGCATCCAATATTGAGGCGTTAGCTGACTGACTGCTTATACATTTGAATGGCCTCGGCTGGGCGGCCACTCAAATATAGACACTGGCCATCGTTCCTACTTGATGCGGCAAGCAGACTGGTTAGAGTGGCTCATTGGCCTCGCATCGCGCGAGGCACATGCCCCTTCAAGACGGATGATATTATGCGCAACCTGCTTCTTTCCACTATTGCTCTCGCCGCTTTCACAATCAGCCCTGCTGCCGCGCAGGAAACAGCGGCTCCGGAAAAGCCGGCACTTGATATCGGTGGTGGCGGACGGCCGGTTGGCGAAGCCTGGTCGCGCAGTCCGGTTCATGCACAGCATGGCATGGCGGCGACAGCCCATCCGCTGGCCAGCCAGATCGCCATCGACATATTGAAAAAAGGCGGCACCGCCGTGGATGCCGCGATAGCGGCGAACGCGGCCCTGGGCCTGATGGAGCCGACCGGCAACGGCATTGGCGGCGATCTGTTCGCGATTATCTGGGATCCGAAGACGCAGAAATTATACGGCCTGAACGGATCGGGCAAAAGCCCGATGGGGACCAGCTACCAGCAGTTCATCAAGCAGCTCAAGGGCAGCAAGACGATTCCGCCCTTTGGCCCGATGCCGATCACCGTACCCGGGACAGTCGACGCATGGTTCGAAATGCACGGAAAGTTCGGCAAGCTGAGCATGGCCGACATTCTTGCGCCCACAATATCCTACGCCAACGAAGGCCATCCGGTAGCTCCGGTAATCGGCTATTATCTCGACAGCAATCTCAAGCGGTTCGAGCAAAGCCTCGATATGATCGGTGATTTCGACAATGCGCGGAATACCTATTTCAAGAATGGCGCGCCCAGGGCGGGAGAGATTTTCAAGAACCCCGATCTCGCCAATACACTCGGCAAGATTGCTACCGGTGGCCGCGATGCCTTTTACAAGGGCGACATTGCGAAAACCATCGACGCCTATTTCAAGCGGATTGGCGGCAATCTGCGCTACGAGGATTTTGCCGCGCACAGCAGCTTATGGGTAGAACCGGGCTGCGTTGACTATCGCAAGGGCTATGAACTATGCGAACTGCCGCCAAACTCACAAGGTTTTGCGGCGCTGCAAATGGCGAATATCCTGAAAAATGTTGATCTGGCCCGATGGCCGCGGGGCAGCGCTGAAGTGCTGCACTATATCACCGAGGCCAAACGACTGGCCTTTGAAGATGTCGCGCGCTTTTACGCTGATCCGGAGGCATCCCCTGCCCCGCTGGAATGGCTGTTGTCGGATGATTATGGCAAAGAGCGTTTCGACCTGATCGACCCGGCAAAAGCCACGTCCGGCTTCGGCCCCGGCGAGCCCAAGCTGGAAGGCGAAGGCGACACGACCTATCTCACCGTCGCCGACAAGGATGGCATGATGGTCTCGCTGATCCAGTCCAATTATCGCGGCATGGGTAGCGGGCTGGTTGCAGACGGGCTCGGCTTCATGTTTCAGGATCGCGGCGAATTATACTCGCTCGATGCCAAGCATCCCAATGCCTATGCGCCCGGCAAGCGCCCGTTCCAGACGATCATTCCGGCCTTCATGAAGAAGGACGGCAAGCCGTTCATGTCCTTTGGCCTGATGGGCGGCGGTATGCAGCCGCAGGGCCATGTCCAGGTGATGATCAACATGGTGGACTATGGCATGAACCTGCAGGAAGCCGGCGACGCGGCACGCCTGAACCATGATGGTGGCCGCCAGCCGACCGATGATCTGGCGGGAACCGGCGCTGATCTTCTGGGTATACTCCATGTCGAACCGGGTATATCGGCGGAAACGATCGAACGGCTCAAGGCGATGGGCCACGAGGTTAAAGTCGTGAGCAATGGTGCAATGTTTGGCGGCTATCAGGCGATCACGCGCGATGCGAAGACTGGCGTGTACACCGGCGCGACCGAAATGCGTAAGGACGGTCAGGCGATTGGCTACTAAAATGGCGACAAGATTGCCTCAAACAGCAAACGAACAGGATCAAAAATGAAAATAATCCGTCTCGCCCTGATGCTCCCCTTGTTGGCGCTCGCACAAACCGCGTCGGCGCAGATGGAAAATTTCAAACCTGGACCGGTCTTCGAATCTTTTGGCCCGACGGCACCAGTTGAGCAAAGCGAACCGGTGGCGAAAGATGCTATGTTCAACATTGCCTTCGACGTCGCCACGCCCGCTGAATCGGGCAAGATCAATCGCACCATCGAAAGCGCTGCCCGCTTCATCAACATGCACGTTGCCGCTGGCGTTCCGGAAGAGAATATCCGTCTTGCCATCGTCGTCCATGGCGGTGCCTCGCTCGATCTCACCAGTCAGGAATTTTTCGCGGCGCACAAGGATGGCGCACAAAATGCCAGCGCAGCAGCCATCGCGCAATTGCAGGAACATGGCGTGATATTCTATCTCTGTGGCCAAAGCGCGGCGGCCCATGGCATCGACAATGCCGACCTGCTGCCGGGCATTAATATGTCTCTCTCCGCAATGACCGCCCATGCCTTGCTGCAACAGCAGGGCTTTACCATCAACCCCTTCTGAACCAGCGGCAAACGCGTTATGTTGAAGGTCGCAAGCTATAATATTCACAAGGGCATCGGTACGGATCGACGGCGCAATCCGGGCCGGATCATCGATGTGCTGAACGAAATCGACGCCGATATCATCGCGCTGCAGGAGGCGGATCGCCGCTTTGGTGCGCGAGCCGCCGCCATCCCTGAAAAACTGCTGGAAATGCACAGCGACTATCGCGCGATTCCGCTGGATGTACAGATCGATTCAATGGGCTGGCATGGCAATGCGATATTGGCCCGCAAATCTGCGACGGTGATCGCGCATGATATCATGCATATCCCCTGCCTCGAACCGCGCGGCGCGATCATGGCCCATTTCGAACTGGCAGGACAACAGCTGGCAGTTTTCGGTATGCATCTCGATCTGTCCGGCCTGTGGCGCAGACGGCAGGCCGCAGCCATCATCAAGCTTGCACAGGAAAAGCAAAAAGACGCGCCGGTGCTGCTGATGGGCGATCTCAACGAGTGGAGCGCGGCCGGCGGCTGTCTGAAGGATTTCGGCAAGGCTTTCGAGATGATCCATTGCGGTCGGAGCTTTCATTCCCGCGGCCCGATTGCGACGCTCGACCGGATCATGCACTCGGACGGCATCCGCTCATTCGAGGCGGGCGTCCACGATAGCCCGTCGGCGCGCAAGGCATCCGACCATTTGCCGGTATGGGCCAAAATCGC
Coding sequences within:
- a CDS encoding ArnT family glycosyltransferase: MINNLQHLLDRRPGAIALFILFLALTAWAWVGFLGSDDVTYAIGAYGWIEQFPFVGGHGTIRYPITIPMALSFLTFGHNEYAMVLPSYLAMVALLLCIWRSIVHISGVFAANLSLLLLVTLPLVVVQTTIASVDIVEAFFLFASVLFYARYARGEGRMRDLLFSGMLAGLAFLTRETAIFIAVFYAILFLRGYKFSRVRYLTIAAGFLMIWALEIAYLWIMTGDPLFRFNISMNHDATIDRSIDLAGNLIIHPAIDPLLVLLFNQEFMLLFWIGVPLSIWFCFSGPDTVLRQFARIITLFGTSWFICVGAAVTLLPLNPRYFLITALAIAIVAGIALYQLWITKGRARTAIAILFIIVATNLLGIFVENRQPLFGERQLAQIAAQNSEIIYTDPMTRYRADMLLKWENEQAAVIGDIPPDGALFLYNPAKFESSNRFMDADMQTLLTPKPEWEMVETSEPTPELIVTLTEKTGADRFIPGSIWQKLRYRHQPVTLYRVPGRTSPRSPTPSNRQNNSDARVQTMTATN
- a CDS encoding class I SAM-dependent methyltransferase, with translation MTDTKPHNRDKNYLVKSDSPFLKALGVSNDAGEIKPNKYAKYRQICRFVEIFIERIERTQAVKQKRVKVLDIGSGKGYLTFAMYDQLAKAGLNPKIDGVDTRTEMVDLCNEAAQTSGFENLAFHNMKAEDFVQGYYDAIIALHACDTATDDALFYGIRSKSKLIVCAPCCQHEVLVDLQKSETANRKFISHGLFLQKQADLITDNSRVMLLRSQGYQVDVIDFVSTEHTQKNTLITAIKKNKPSPKYLEQYEAYKKAYGFGGIKLEALMREAGLIRPE
- a CDS encoding helix-turn-helix transcriptional regulator; its protein translation is MALSPNLYGDIRALISLLVEARKFARSIGVTSASYRLVPAYRSQLDEAAQLFHFGFSDTWASLYDDDYDVRKHDPIADYVTRTGKSMTWKQAIEEQDLTPEQSAFVQLMEEHGLIHGWAAPFYGPQGREAYVTYSFGREIIASDADSLRQLTDKTEIFHNKMVRLAERGESSIPSLSNRENEVLLWIARGKSNSDIATILDISGSSVDTYVRRIFEKLSVNHRIAAILKGLHLGLVRL
- the ggt gene encoding gamma-glutamyltransferase; amino-acid sequence: MRNLLLSTIALAAFTISPAAAQETAAPEKPALDIGGGGRPVGEAWSRSPVHAQHGMAATAHPLASQIAIDILKKGGTAVDAAIAANAALGLMEPTGNGIGGDLFAIIWDPKTQKLYGLNGSGKSPMGTSYQQFIKQLKGSKTIPPFGPMPITVPGTVDAWFEMHGKFGKLSMADILAPTISYANEGHPVAPVIGYYLDSNLKRFEQSLDMIGDFDNARNTYFKNGAPRAGEIFKNPDLANTLGKIATGGRDAFYKGDIAKTIDAYFKRIGGNLRYEDFAAHSSLWVEPGCVDYRKGYELCELPPNSQGFAALQMANILKNVDLARWPRGSAEVLHYITEAKRLAFEDVARFYADPEASPAPLEWLLSDDYGKERFDLIDPAKATSGFGPGEPKLEGEGDTTYLTVADKDGMMVSLIQSNYRGMGSGLVADGLGFMFQDRGELYSLDAKHPNAYAPGKRPFQTIIPAFMKKDGKPFMSFGLMGGGMQPQGHVQVMINMVDYGMNLQEAGDAARLNHDGGRQPTDDLAGTGADLLGILHVEPGISAETIERLKAMGHEVKVVSNGAMFGGYQAITRDAKTGVYTGATEMRKDGQAIGY
- a CDS encoding DsrE family protein encodes the protein MKIIRLALMLPLLALAQTASAQMENFKPGPVFESFGPTAPVEQSEPVAKDAMFNIAFDVATPAESGKINRTIESAARFINMHVAAGVPEENIRLAIVVHGGASLDLTSQEFFAAHKDGAQNASAAAIAQLQEHGVIFYLCGQSAAAHGIDNADLLPGINMSLSAMTAHALLQQQGFTINPF
- a CDS encoding endonuclease/exonuclease/phosphatase family protein — encoded protein: MLKVASYNIHKGIGTDRRRNPGRIIDVLNEIDADIIALQEADRRFGARAAAIPEKLLEMHSDYRAIPLDVQIDSMGWHGNAILARKSATVIAHDIMHIPCLEPRGAIMAHFELAGQQLAVFGMHLDLSGLWRRRQAAAIIKLAQEKQKDAPVLLMGDLNEWSAAGGCLKDFGKAFEMIHCGRSFHSRGPIATLDRIMHSDGIRSFEAGVHDSPSARKASDHLPVWAKIAVD